In Streptomyces rapamycinicus NRRL 5491, the genomic stretch CCGCGAAGGCCGTACGGATCACGGCCTCGGCCACCTCGTGGGAGGTCGCGGCCCCGCCGCGCCCCGGCCGGTACCACTCCACAATGGAGTTGATCATGCCGAAGAGCAGCCGGGTCGCCAGCCGGGCGTCCACATCGGACCGCAGGTCTCCGTCGGCCGCCGCCCGCTTGAGCAGCTCGGCCACCTGATGGTCGAACTCCCGGCGCCGCTCCATGGCCCACCGCTCGGTGTCCGTGTTGCCCCGGACGCGCAGCAGCAGCGTGACGTAGGGCAGCTCCTCCATCAGCACCTCGGCGGTGCGCCGGGCCACGTGCTCCAGCCGCCCGATCGCCCGTCCCTCACGTGCGGCGGGCTCCTGGAGGATGCCGAACAGCCCGTCCAGGGCACGGCTTATGGCCAGCCTGAGCAGCTCCTCCTTGCCCTTCACATGGTGGTAGATGGAGGACTTGGAGATCCCGGCGGCCCGGGACAGGTGCTCCATGGAGGTGCCGTCGTAGCCGCGCTCGTTGAACACCTCCACGGCGACCGCGAGCAGCGATTCGGGCGTGTAGGTGTCGCGCTTGGCCATGGTCATGATTAGAGCAGCCTCTCATCGGCGGCCGCACGCCGGATCAGCGCCTGGGAAGGGGCGTAGCGGCCGGTCGGACAGGCGTGGTGGAGGTTGCGCAGGGTGTCGCGCACCCAGCGGGCGCCGAGCACGCGCCCCCAGGCCAGCGGCCCGCGCGGGTAGTTGACGCCGGTCAGCATGGCGGTGTCGACGTCCTCGGGGGCCGCCACCCCGCGGGCGACGGCGTCCTCGGCGAAGTCCACGAGCATCGCGACCGTGCGGGCCACGACCATGCCGGGGACGTCCTGGACCACGCTGACCTCCTTACCGAGCGCCTGGAACAGGCCGACCGCGGACCGCAGGGACTCCTCGGGGGCGGCTGTGGACGCCGCCAGGGCGACGCGGGTGGCGGTCCGGTAGTCCAGCGCCAGGTCGAAGCGGACCGAAGCGGCGAAGGGGTCCTCGGTGGCCGTCGTGCCGTCGGCCAGGGACAGGCGGGTGCCGTCGGGCAGTGCGAGATGGGCCCCGACGGGCTCGTGGGTCACCGGGATGCCCGCCTCCTCGATGAGGCCGACCAGCCCTTGCGCGGGACCCAGGTCGCCGTGGAGGGCGACCTTGCCGGGGGGCTCGCACGGCTCGGCGGTGTGCGGGGCGGGCCGCCCGGCGCCCTGGGCGTGGTCGTACCAGCCGTGGCCCGTCTTGCGTCCGTGCCGCCCGGAGGCGACGAGCTGCCGCTGGGCGAGGGACGGGGTGAATCTCGGATCGTGGAAAAGCGCTTCCCACACGGATCGGGTGACGGCCTCGTTCACGTCCTGGCCGATCAGGTCGGTGAGCTCGAAGGGGCCCATCCTGAAGCCGCCGGACTCGCGCAGCACGGCGTCCAGGGTGGCGGGGTCGGCCACGCGCTCCTCGTACGCCCGGAACGCCTCGGCGTAGAAGGGGCGGGCGATCCGGTTGACGATGAACCCGGGGGTGTCGGCGCAGCGCACCGGGGTCTTCCCCCAGGCCGCGACGGTGGCCTGGGCACGGTCGGCGGCGGCCTCGTCCGTGGCGGCGCCGCGCACCACCTCCACCAGCGGCATCAGCGGGGCCGGGTTGAAGAAGTGCAGACCGAGGAGGCGGCCGGGGCGACGCAGGACGCCCGCCACGGCGGTGACGGAGAGGGAGGAGGTGTTGGTGGCGAGCAGACAGCCGTCGGAGACCACCGACTCCAGCGCGGTGAACAGCTGCTGCTTGGCGCCGAGTTCCTCCAGGATCGCCTCGACCACCAGCTCCGCCTCGGCCAGGTCGGCGAGGTCGGTGACGGGGGTGAGCCGGCCGAGGGCGGTGTCACGGCCGGCGGCGCTGAGGCGCTCCTTGGCGACCAGCCGGCCGAGCCGGTCCGCGATGGCGCCGGCGGCCCGGGAGGCCCGGCCGGGCGCGGCGTCGTAGAGCCGCACCGGATGGCCCGCGACCAGTGCCACCTGGGCGATCCCCTGGCCCATCGTGCCGGTGCCGACGACGGCGACGAGGCCGGCGCGGTCGGTCCCACGGTCGATCGCAGTCATGCCGCAGATCCTTTTCGACGAAGTTGTCCACAGGTTCGCCAGGCCCTCTTGTCCCGACCGATCGTTCGGTTACTCTAACCCTGTCGCCCATTCCAGCCCAGCCCCAGCTCGACGAGGAGTTGGTCAGTCGTGACCGCCGCACTCACCACCGCGCAGTTGACGCAAGAGCACCGCCCCACCCTCGACCAGGCCCTGGAGGCGATCCGTACCCGCGCCTATTGGTCCCCGCACCCCGAGCACCCGAAGGCCTACGGCGGCGAGGGCCAGGGCGGGCGCCCGAGCCTGAGCGTCGCCGAGGGCCAGGCGGCGTTCGAGGCGCTGCGCGGCAAGCGCTTCGAGCTGGACCAGCCGGGCACCGACGGCTGGACGGGCTCCGAGGTGTCTCCGTTCGGAGCGGAGATGGGCATGGAGTATCCGCATCCGGACATCGAGGTGCTCCTCCCGGCGATGCGGGCGGGGATGCCCGCCTGGCGGGATGCCGGCCCCGAGACGCGGGCCATGGTGTGCCTGGAGATCCTGGCCCGGATCGGCGCCCGGTCGCATGAGTTCGCCCAGGCCGTCATGCACACCAGCGGACAGGCGTACATGATGGCGTTCCAGGCCGGCGGCCCCCACGCCCAGGACCGCGGCCTGGAGGCGGTGGCGTACGCGTTCGCCGAGCAGACCCGCACTCCTGGCGCCGCCGACTGGTCCAAGCCGCAGGGCAAGCGCGACCCGCTGCGCCTGCGCAAGACGTTCACGGCCGTCCCGCGCGGTATCGCGCTGCTGATCGGCTGCAACACCTTCCCGACGTGGAACGGCTATCCGGGGCTCTTCGCCTCGCTCGCCACCGGCAATCCGGTGCTGGTCAAGCCGCACCCCCAGGCCGTGCTGCCGCTGGCGCTCACCGTCCAGGTGGCGCGCGAGGTGCTGAAGGAGGCGGGGTTCAGCCCCGATCTGGTGGCGCTGGCCGCCGAGCGGCCGGACGAGGGAATCGCCAAGGTCCTCGCCATCCGCCCCGAGATCCGCGTCATCGACTACACGGGGTCCACCGCCTTCGGCGACTGGCTGGAGACCCACGCCCGCCAGGCCCAGGTATTCACTGAGAAGGCGGGGGTCAACACGGTGGTGATCGACTCCACCGACGACTACCAGGGCATGCTCGCCAATCTGGCGTTCTCCCTGTCCCTCTACAGCGGCCAGATGTGCACCACCCCGCAGAATCTGCTGATCCCCCGCGACGGCATCACCACCGACGCCGGTCCCAAGACCTATGACGAGGTGGTGGCCGACCTGGCGGCGGCGGTGGACGGGCTGCTTGGCGACGACGCACGGGCGAGCGCGCTGCTCGGCGCGATCGTGGGCCCGCGGGTCCAGGAGCGACTGGAGGCCGCCCCCGGCCTGGGCGCGGTCGCCCTGGCCTCCCGCACGGTGGCCCACCCCGACTTCCCGGGCGCCACGGTCCGCACACCGCTGATGGTCAAGGCGGACGGCGCGCGGAAGTTCTGGGAGGGGGCGGACGCGGACGCGCCCTATCTGGCCGAGTGCTTCGGCCCGGTCTCCTTCGCCGTCGCCGTCCCCTCCACGGAGGACGCGGTCGCGCTGCTGCGCCGGACCACCCGGGACAAGGGCGCGATGACGGTAGGGGCGTACACCACCTCGCCGGAGGCGGAGCGGCTGATCGAGGAGGCGTGTCTGGAGGAGTGCGCCCAGCTGTCGCTCAACCTGACCGGCGGGGTGTATGTGAACCAGACCGCGGCCTTCTCGGACTTCCATGGCACGGGCGGCAACCCGTCGGCCAACGCCGCGCTGTGCGATGGGGCGTTCGTGGCCGGCCGCTTCCGGATGGTCGAGGTCCGCCGCCCGGCGGAGTAGCGGGCCCAGTGGGCGGGGCGTGCCCGCGCATGCCCCGCCCGGACGTGGCCTAGCTGGGGCCGCCCCAGTGGAAGAGGGCCATGGCCACGCTGGTGGCCAGGTTGTAGCTGGACACCTGTGGCCGCATGGGAAGGGCCACCAGCCTCGTGGCCCGCTTCCGCAGCTCCGGCGAGATCCCGTGCCGCTCGGAGCCGAAGGCGAGCAGCGCGTCATCGGGGATGGTCAGGGACCGGATGTCCGCCCCCTCCGGATCCAGGGCGTACAGCGGCCCCTCCGGAAGCGCGTCGACCGGCAGCCGCTCGACCGCGGTGGCGAAGTGAAGCCCGGCGCCCGAGCGCACGGCGTTCGGATGCCAGGGGTCGATATCGCCGGTGGTGACCACGCCCGTGGCCCCGAACCCGGCGGCGAGCCGGACCACGGCCCCGACGTTCCCCAGGTTGCGGGGGTTGTCCAGGACGACCACCGGGGCCTGCCGGGGCCGCCGGGACAGCTCGTCCAGATTCGCCTGACGGCCGCGCCGGACCGCCAGGGCGGCGACCCGGGTGGGGTGCACCCTGGGCACCAGATCGCGCAGGGTCCCGGCATCGATCTCCACCAGAAGGTCCGCGATCGCCTCGGTGAGGTCGTCGGCCAGATCCTCGGCGAGTTCCACGGCGGCCGCCTTGTCGCTGGTGACCGCGGCACGCACCGCCGCGCCGAACCGCAGCGCGTGCTTCAGCGCGTGGAAGCCGTCCAGCAGCACGGTGTCGGGGGCCGTCGCGCGCCAGTGCCGTACGGCCCGCGCGGACTCGTCATCGATCATCCCCTCAGCGTACGAGGGTGCCCGCCGCGGATTCCTCGTCGCTCTCCCGTGCTCGCTGCCCCGGCAGCCACACGGCGCGCGCCGCCAGCCGGTACCGGGCCCGGCCCAGCCGCGCCTCGGCCCAGCGCAGGAGGTTCGTCGGCAGGAAGACCGAGTCCGCCGCGATCACGGCGAGCGAGAAGAAGGGCAGCCCCAGCATCACGGCGATACCGAGGTGCTCCATCATCAGCAGGACGAGCATCACGTTCTTGGCCCGCCGGTTGAGCAGGGTGAACGGGAAGGCCACCTGGACGATGACCGTGCCGTAGGTCAGCACCATCACCAGGGTGCCACTGGACGCCACGATGTCGGCCAGCCAGGGCCAGGGCGAGAAGTAGTCCAGATGCAGCGGGTAGTAGAGGGCGGTGCCGTCCTGCCAGCGCGAACCCTGGATCTTGTACCACCCGGCCGAGGCGTACAGCAGACACACCTCGGCCATGATCACCAGCAGGGCGCCGTTGTGCGCCACATTGGCGAGCGCGTCCAGGACCGTGCGCGGCTCGCCCGGCGCGTAACGCCTGACGAACCACCATCCGGCCTGGACGAGCCACAGCCCCCACAGGACGGCGCCCCAGCCCAGCCCGGGCAGCGGGCCGTCGGCGGTCAGGGAGAGCCGGGCCTCGGTGAACAGCTGCGCCCAGAGCAGGGCGGTCCCGGTGACGGCCCACAGCACGACTCCGGTGGTGTCGCGCGGCGGCCGTTCGCGGTCCGCGCGCCGGGCCGCCCGGCGCGCGTCCAGGGACCACACCTGACCGCACCGGGTCAGCACCAGATACATCGCCATCAGATGGATGAGGTTGTCGCCGCCGTCCCCCACGAAGATGCTGCGGTTCTGCAGCGACAGCACCCCGATCATGAACAGCACGGACATGGTGCGGGTGCGCCAGCCCACCAGCAGCAGCGCGCTGGAGACGATGGCGAGGGCGTAGACAATCTCGAACCACACCGTGCTGTCGGACCACATGAGCGCGGTGAAGGCGCGGTTGCCGTCGATCAGCCGCGCGGCCATCTCCCAGTTCCACGGGCCGTCCGGCCCGTACAGCTCCCGGCGGTGGGGCCATTCGCGCACCAGGAAGAGCAGCCAGGTGAAGGAGAAGCCGATGCGCACGACGGCGCTCTGCCGGGGGCCGAGCGCGGACGCGGTGACGCGCGTGTAGCCACGCGCCACGGCGGTCTGGAGGCGGGCGGAGGGGGTCACCGGCGCTTCGCCTCCGGGAGGTCATCGGAGGTCACGGTCCACCACGGCAGCGTGCGGTAGACCGTCTTTGTGTCGATCTTCTCGTCGCTCCAGGGCGGCGCGGCCACCGGAGTGGTCGCGGAGCGCACCTGTATTCGCTCCACGGTGCCGCCGTCCTCCTCGCGGCCGAGGCGGAGCATCACGATCCGGCGGATGTACTGCTCGGAGAGGCTGCCGCGCATCCCCTGCGGCCGCTCCCGCACATCATGCGAGCCGACGTAGAACTCCCAGCCGCGGCGCAGCTCGTTCTGCTGGGTGTGGCTGGGCAGCGGGTTGTGGTGGATGGCCGCGCCGTCCTGGGCCGAGAGGTCGCGCCAGCCGGTGGTCGCGGTGCCGCCCTCGGAGGTGCGGATCTCGGCACGGGCCTGAACGGCGATGTTCTGCTGGAGCGGGTTGGGGGCGAAGAGCTTCCAGACCCGTTCGAACTCCGGATAGACGTAGTCGTCTATCGCCGCGCCGTGCCGCTTGGTGAGGGTGTTGGGCGGTGAGACGTTCAGGAAGGCCGCCGAAAGATGGATCGCGGCGGCGACGGCGGCGACCGCGATGGCCACCGCGATGATCAGCTGTGCGGGCAGGGAGAGCGCGGTGAGCGGTTCCGCCGCGTCGCCGTCCGGCGCCGAGGCCGTCGGTTCCGGGTCCGCCGGCTCCGACTCCCCCGGCTCCGGTCCCGTTGGCTCCGAGTCCGTCAGTTCCGATTCCCAAGGCTCCGGCCCCGTCGGCTCCCCATCCCGCGGCTCCCCATCTTGCGGCTCCGGTCCCGTCGGCTCCCGTTCCGCCGGTTCCGGCTCCGTGTCCGCCATACCCCGCCCCGCTCCCGATGGTCCAGGTCTTCGCGCACGCCGGTCGGCCGCGCGCCCCCGTGGCCCCCACGCCCCCGGCACCGTACCGATGCGGAACCACTCGGCACAGCGTCCTCAGCGTTATCCACAGGGTTGACACCCTACGTTCCTCAGCACACCATTGAACCGAACGATCGGTCGGTCGGCTGGCCGGTCGGCGGAGACGAATGGCGGAGGGGCTTCGCATGACGACGATGGCGGCGGACGCGGGAGCGTACGAGGCGGTGTTCGACGCCGCCCTGGCCGCGGACGAGCGCATCGAGCCGCGCGACTGGATGCCCGATGAGTACCGGGCCACGCTGGTGCGACAGATGGCCCAGCACGCCCACTCCGAGATCATCGGCATGCAGCCGGAGGCGAACTGGATCACCCGCGCCCCCTCGCTGCGGCGCAAGGCGATCCTGATGGCCAAGGTCCAGGACGAGGCGGGCCACGGCCTCTATCTCTACAGCGCCGCGGAGACCCTGGGCACCAGCCGGGACGAGCTGCTGGACAAGCTCCACAGCGGCCGCCAGAAGTACTCCTCGATCTTCAACTACCCCACGCTGACCTGGGCCGATGTCGGCGCCATCGGCTGGCTGGTGGACGGTGCCGCGATCACCAACCAGGTCCCGCTGTGCCGCTGCTCCTACGGGCCCTACGCGCGGGCGATGGTCCGCATCTGCAAGGAGGAGTCCTTCCACCAGCGCCAGGGGTATGAGCTGCTGCTGGCCCTGAGCCGGGGCACCGAGGCCCAGCACGCCATGGCGCAGGACGCGGTGGACCGCTGGTGGTGGCCGTCGCTGATGATGTTCGGCCCGCCGGACGACGCCTCGGCCCACTCCGCCCAGTCCATGGCCTGGAAGATCAAGCGCCACTCCAATGACGAGCTGCGCCAGCGCTTCGTCGACATCTGTGTCCCCCAGGCCGAATCCCTCGGCCTCACCCTCCCCGACCCCGAGCTGCGGTGGAGCGAGGAGCGGGGGCATTACGACTTCGGCCCGATCGACTGGGCCGAGTTCCGCGAGGTGCTGCGGGGAAACGGGCCGTGCAACGCCCAGCGGATCACCCAGCGGCGCCGGGCCCATGAGGAAGGCGCCTGGGTGCGCGACGCAGCCGCGGCGTACGCGGCCAAGCACGGGAAGGCACAGGCATGAGCGGCAGCGGCACAGGCACGAGCGGCAGCCCGAGCGCCGAGTGGCCGCTGTGGGAGGTGTTCGTCCGCAGCAGGCGCGGACTGTCGCACACCCACGCCGGATCCCTCCACGCCCCGGACGCGGAAATGGCTCTGCGGAACGCACGGGATCTGTACACCCGCCGCTCCGAGGGCGTCTCGATCTGGGTGGTGCCGTCCGCCGAGATCACCGCCTCCTCCCCGGACGAGCGGGATCCGTTCTTCGAGCCGGCCGCCGACAAGCCCTACCGCCACCCCACCTTCTACGCGATCCCGGAGGGGGTGCGGCACCTATGACCGCGGCCCTCGCCCTGGGCGACGACGCGCTGGTGCTCTCCCACCGGCTGGGGGAGTGGGCCGGGCAGGCGCCCGTGCTGGAGGAGGAGGTCGCGCTGGCCAATATCGCCCTCGACCTGCTCGGCCAGGCCCGGGTGCTGCTCTCGCTCGCCGGCGACGAGGACGAGCTGGCGTATCTGCGCGAGGAGCGGGCGTTCCGCAACGTCCAGCTGGTCGAGCAGCCCAACGGGGACTTCG encodes the following:
- a CDS encoding TetR/AcrR family transcriptional regulator, producing the protein MTMAKRDTYTPESLLAVAVEVFNERGYDGTSMEHLSRAAGISKSSIYHHVKGKEELLRLAISRALDGLFGILQEPAAREGRAIGRLEHVARRTAEVLMEELPYVTLLLRVRGNTDTERWAMERRREFDHQVAELLKRAAADGDLRSDVDARLATRLLFGMINSIVEWYRPGRGGAATSHEVAEAVIRTAFAGLRTQT
- a CDS encoding 3-hydroxyacyl-CoA dehydrogenase — encoded protein: MTAIDRGTDRAGLVAVVGTGTMGQGIAQVALVAGHPVRLYDAAPGRASRAAGAIADRLGRLVAKERLSAAGRDTALGRLTPVTDLADLAEAELVVEAILEELGAKQQLFTALESVVSDGCLLATNTSSLSVTAVAGVLRRPGRLLGLHFFNPAPLMPLVEVVRGAATDEAAADRAQATVAAWGKTPVRCADTPGFIVNRIARPFYAEAFRAYEERVADPATLDAVLRESGGFRMGPFELTDLIGQDVNEAVTRSVWEALFHDPRFTPSLAQRQLVASGRHGRKTGHGWYDHAQGAGRPAPHTAEPCEPPGKVALHGDLGPAQGLVGLIEEAGIPVTHEPVGAHLALPDGTRLSLADGTTATEDPFAASVRFDLALDYRTATRVALAASTAAPEESLRSAVGLFQALGKEVSVVQDVPGMVVARTVAMLVDFAEDAVARGVAAPEDVDTAMLTGVNYPRGPLAWGRVLGARWVRDTLRNLHHACPTGRYAPSQALIRRAAADERLL
- the paaN gene encoding phenylacetic acid degradation protein PaaN; translation: MTAALTTAQLTQEHRPTLDQALEAIRTRAYWSPHPEHPKAYGGEGQGGRPSLSVAEGQAAFEALRGKRFELDQPGTDGWTGSEVSPFGAEMGMEYPHPDIEVLLPAMRAGMPAWRDAGPETRAMVCLEILARIGARSHEFAQAVMHTSGQAYMMAFQAGGPHAQDRGLEAVAYAFAEQTRTPGAADWSKPQGKRDPLRLRKTFTAVPRGIALLIGCNTFPTWNGYPGLFASLATGNPVLVKPHPQAVLPLALTVQVAREVLKEAGFSPDLVALAAERPDEGIAKVLAIRPEIRVIDYTGSTAFGDWLETHARQAQVFTEKAGVNTVVIDSTDDYQGMLANLAFSLSLYSGQMCTTPQNLLIPRDGITTDAGPKTYDEVVADLAAAVDGLLGDDARASALLGAIVGPRVQERLEAAPGLGAVALASRTVAHPDFPGATVRTPLMVKADGARKFWEGADADAPYLAECFGPVSFAVAVPSTEDAVALLRRTTRDKGAMTVGAYTTSPEAERLIEEACLEECAQLSLNLTGGVYVNQTAAFSDFHGTGGNPSANAALCDGAFVAGRFRMVEVRRPAE
- a CDS encoding TrmH family RNA methyltransferase; its protein translation is MIDDESARAVRHWRATAPDTVLLDGFHALKHALRFGAAVRAAVTSDKAAAVELAEDLADDLTEAIADLLVEIDAGTLRDLVPRVHPTRVAALAVRRGRQANLDELSRRPRQAPVVVLDNPRNLGNVGAVVRLAAGFGATGVVTTGDIDPWHPNAVRSGAGLHFATAVERLPVDALPEGPLYALDPEGADIRSLTIPDDALLAFGSERHGISPELRKRATRLVALPMRPQVSSYNLATSVAMALFHWGGPS
- a CDS encoding HTTM domain-containing protein, which encodes MTPSARLQTAVARGYTRVTASALGPRQSAVVRIGFSFTWLLFLVREWPHRRELYGPDGPWNWEMAARLIDGNRAFTALMWSDSTVWFEIVYALAIVSSALLLVGWRTRTMSVLFMIGVLSLQNRSIFVGDGGDNLIHLMAMYLVLTRCGQVWSLDARRAARRADRERPPRDTTGVVLWAVTGTALLWAQLFTEARLSLTADGPLPGLGWGAVLWGLWLVQAGWWFVRRYAPGEPRTVLDALANVAHNGALLVIMAEVCLLYASAGWYKIQGSRWQDGTALYYPLHLDYFSPWPWLADIVASSGTLVMVLTYGTVIVQVAFPFTLLNRRAKNVMLVLLMMEHLGIAVMLGLPFFSLAVIAADSVFLPTNLLRWAEARLGRARYRLAARAVWLPGQRARESDEESAAGTLVR
- a CDS encoding DUF5819 family protein; the protein is MADTEPEPAEREPTGPEPQDGEPRDGEPTGPEPWESELTDSEPTGPEPGESEPADPEPTASAPDGDAAEPLTALSLPAQLIIAVAIAVAAVAAAIHLSAAFLNVSPPNTLTKRHGAAIDDYVYPEFERVWKLFAPNPLQQNIAVQARAEIRTSEGGTATTGWRDLSAQDGAAIHHNPLPSHTQQNELRRGWEFYVGSHDVRERPQGMRGSLSEQYIRRIVMLRLGREEDGGTVERIQVRSATTPVAAPPWSDEKIDTKTVYRTLPWWTVTSDDLPEAKRR
- the paaA gene encoding 1,2-phenylacetyl-CoA epoxidase subunit PaaA → MTTMAADAGAYEAVFDAALAADERIEPRDWMPDEYRATLVRQMAQHAHSEIIGMQPEANWITRAPSLRRKAILMAKVQDEAGHGLYLYSAAETLGTSRDELLDKLHSGRQKYSSIFNYPTLTWADVGAIGWLVDGAAITNQVPLCRCSYGPYARAMVRICKEESFHQRQGYELLLALSRGTEAQHAMAQDAVDRWWWPSLMMFGPPDDASAHSAQSMAWKIKRHSNDELRQRFVDICVPQAESLGLTLPDPELRWSEERGHYDFGPIDWAEFREVLRGNGPCNAQRITQRRRAHEEGAWVRDAAAAYAAKHGKAQA
- the paaB gene encoding 1,2-phenylacetyl-CoA epoxidase subunit PaaB, giving the protein MSGSGTGTSGSPSAEWPLWEVFVRSRRGLSHTHAGSLHAPDAEMALRNARDLYTRRSEGVSIWVVPSAEITASSPDERDPFFEPAADKPYRHPTFYAIPEGVRHL